One Cotesia glomerata isolate CgM1 linkage group LG8, MPM_Cglom_v2.3, whole genome shotgun sequence genomic window carries:
- the LOC123270834 gene encoding phenoloxidase-activating factor 2-like, which yields MIHPKFDDNIVNDIALLSLASAVPLANNPHINFACLPLEVPKVKRRCGVSGWSEEPYDHLEALIYMKEVDVPIVDNNKCEARLQTTRLSHNFKLDKKSSICAEGEPEKDSCSGDGGAPLVCERTNGQWEVVSLVAGGVSCGQPIPGLYVNVKNYIPWIHEQIANSC from the exons ATGATCCATCCGAAGTTTGACGACAATATAGTGAACGATATAGCGCTATTAAGTCTTGCTTCTGCAGTTCCTCTCGCTAATAATCCTCATATAAATTTCGCATGCTTGCCTCTAGAAGTTCCCAAAGTCAAGAGGAGATGCGGGGTCTCTGGATGGAGTGAAGAGCCCTATGATCATCTTGAAGCTTTGATATATATGAAAGAAGTTGATGTACCAATTGTTGACAATAATAAATGCGAAGCGCGGTTGCAAACAACAAGATTGtctcataattttaaattggaCAAAAAAAGTTCTATTTGTGCTGAGGGCGAACCGGAAAAAGATTCTTGCtcg GGTGACGGAGGCGCTCCTCTTGTCTGCGAACGAACGAATGGTCAGTGGGAAGTTGTTAGTCTTGTTGCTGGTGGTGTTAGTTGTGGACAACCCATTCCTGGACTCTatgttaatgttaaaaattatattccaTGGATTCATGAACAAATTGCTAATAGTTGttag
- the LOC123270833 gene encoding phenoloxidase-activating factor 2-like, whose protein sequence is MVLSDKFGGARQILGFGRFQYSDDCCEENEVQYCSIPDGPISETCGIKKMTVMSRKTIGQAQVGEYPWQAAILTSKEDGGYKYKGAGVLINKKHVLTVAHIIETCDVIRLGEWDLSSNQEPCSQQDYQATKIIKHPLSNSNSIENNIALIILDRDVPLAASPHINTACLSSSTPSLGKCWVAGWGGSQELTPETTKTLRDLDISINP, encoded by the exons ATGGTATTATCAGATAAATTCGGAGGAGCTCGTCAGATTCTCGGATTCGGACGG tttcagtACTCTGATGACTGTTGCGAGGAAAATGAAGTTCAATACTGCAGTATCCCAGACGGTCCAATTAGCGAAACATGcgggataaaaaaaatgacagtgATGAGCCGAAAGACTATTGGACAGGCTCAAGTTGGTGAATATCCGTGGCAAGCTGCCATTTTGACGAGTAAAGAAGATGGCGGTTATAAGTACAAAGGTGCTGGTGTTCTAATTAATAAGAAACATGTTCTTACTGTTGCACATATAATTGA GACCTGTGATGTAATTCGTCTTGGAGAATGGGATCTGTCATCAAATCAAGAACCATGCAGCCAACAAGATTACCAGgcaacaaaaattatcaagcaCCCTTTGTCCAATTCTAACTCGATAGAAAACAATATTGCATTGATAATATTAGACAGGGATGTTCCATTGGCAGCGAGCCCGCATATCAACACCGCTTGCTTGTCTTCATCAACTCCATCACTCGGAAAATGCTGGGTTGCCGGGTGGGGTGGCAGCCAGGAATTGACACCAGAAACTACCAAGACATTAAGAGATCTCGACATTTCTATT AATCCCTAG
- the LOC123270537 gene encoding S-phase kinase-associated protein 1-like yields MAIIKLQSNNGIEFEVDVEILKCSTTNKTMLENLGENESDDEVPIPLLIINSVILEKIIQWAIHHINDLPFDEENNEGDLLKMDDMCDWDAEFFKMEQGMLLDLIEATNYLDIKPMMETICKTIAHKMKKKTTKELRNAFGVENDFTPEEEEKLRKFGK; encoded by the coding sequence atggcGATTATAAAATTGCAAAGTAACAACGGAATAGAGTTTGAAGTTGATGTGGAAATACTCAAGTGTTCAACAACAAATAAAACAATGTTAGAAAACCTTGGAGAAAATGAAAGCGATGATGAAGTGCCGATTCCTttgctaattattaattctgtaattttggaaaaaataatcCAGTGGGCTATTCATCATATAAATGATCTGCCGTTCGATGAGGAAAATAATGAAGGTGATTTACTAAAAATGGACGACATGTGTGATTGGGACGCTGAATTTTTCAAGATGGAACAAGGAATGCTCTTAGATCTTATTGAGGCTACAAACTACCTCGACATTAAGCCCATGATGGAAACTATTTGCAAAACTATCGCTCATAAGATGAAAAAGAAGACTACAAAGGAATTGAGGAACGCATTTGGTGTCGAGAATGATTTTACTccggaagaagaagaaaaacttCGTAAATTTGGAAAATGA
- the LOC123270835 gene encoding S-phase kinase-associated protein 1-like — MAIMKLQSNDGIVFKVDVEILKCSTPIETMLENLGENESDDEVPIPLLIINSVILEKIIQWAIHHINDLPFDEENNKGDLLKTDDMCDWDAEFFKIEQGMLLDLIEATNYLDIKPMMETICKTIAHKMKKKTTEELRNAFGVENDFTPEEEEKLRKFGK; from the coding sequence atggcGATTATGAAATTGCAAAGTAACGACGGAATAGTGTTTAAAGTTGATGTGGAAATACTCAAGTGTTCAACGCCAATTGAAACAATGTTAGAAAACCTTGGAGAAAATGAAAGCGATGATGAAGTGCCGATTCCTttgctaattattaattctgtaattttggaaaaaataatcCAGTGGGCTATTCATCATATAAATGATCTGCCGTTCGAtgaggaaaataataaaggtGATTTACTAAAAACGGACGACATGTGTGATTGGGACGCTGAATTTTTCAAGATAGAACAAGGAATGCTCTTAGATCTTATTGAGGCTACAAACTACCTCGACATTAAGCCCATGATGGAAACTATTTGCAAAACTATCGCTCATAAGATGAAAAAGAAGACTACTGAGGAATTGAGGAACGCATTTGGTGTCGAGAATGATTTTACTccggaagaagaagaaaaacttCGTAAATTTGGAAAATGA
- the LOC123270832 gene encoding phenoloxidase-activating factor 2-like, whose protein sequence is MIHPKFDDNIVNDIALLSLASAVPLANNPHINFACLPLEVPKVKRRCGVSGWSEESYDHLEALIYMKEVDVPIVDNNKCEARLQTTRLSHNFKLDKKSSICAEGEPEKDSCSGDGGAPLVCERTYAFYALARVAFFSLSPLCWVRR, encoded by the exons ATGATCCATCCGAAGTTTGACGACAATATAGTGAACGATATAGCGCTATTAAGTCTTGCTTCTGCAGTTCCTCTCGCTAATAATCCTCATATAAATTTCGCATGCTTGCCTCTAGAAGTTCCCAAAGTCAAGAGGAGATGCGGGGTCTCTGGATGGAGTGAAGAGTCCTATGATCATCTTGAAGCTTTGATATATATGAAAGAAGTTGATGTACCAATTGTTGACAATAATAAATGCGAAGCGCGGTTGCAAACAACAAGATTGtctcataattttaaattggaCAAAAAAAGTTCTATTTGTGCTGAGGGCGAACCGGAAAAAGATTCTTGCtcg GGTGACGGAGGCGCTCCTCTTGTCTGCGAACGAACGTATGCGTTTTATGCATTAGCACGTGTCGCATTCTTTTCTCTCTCCCCTCTCTGCTGGGTCCGTCGTTAG